Proteins from one Impatiens glandulifera chromosome 2, dImpGla2.1, whole genome shotgun sequence genomic window:
- the LOC124926354 gene encoding GATA zinc finger domain-containing protein 14-like isoform X2 → MEKNTSTNTNHNREPRLGGDHNRNFPRTTVTNSPETRSTSATSSEFVLQWGNRKRLRCMKMQAKDGGGGGDSAVTGHRTTVRIDRRVVRSDANNNNNSNNHHAGVAIANTNNQQHVYLNLRQRPSSPPHRVLRNNNNMETSTAMKGGAQINGDKGSGVGVVVAVTHDKRGGHLINDAGPANENHHHHHRNGNAHGGSGEADGKKGGGGGGGGSSSGSDAMVAPWPPKFVIGLTNKEKEEDFFAFKGSKLPQRPKKRAKFIQRNLNLISPGAWLCELSLERYEVREKKTSKKRPRGLRAMGNMESDSE, encoded by the exons atGGAAAAGAATACTTCTACAAATACCAACCACAACCGAGAACCAAGATTAGGAGGCGATCACAACAGAAATTTTCCGAGAACCACCGTAACTAATTCACCGGAGACACGATCTACGTCGGCAACATCTTCCGAATTCGTCTTACAGTGGGGAAATCGGAAACGACTCAGGTGCATGAAGATGCAGGCCAAAGACGGCGGCGGCGGTGGAGATTCCGCCGTCACCGGTCACCGGACAACTGTCAGGATCGATAGAAGAGTAGTCAGATCGGatgctaataataataataatagtaataatcaTCATGCTGGCGTTGCAATCGCTAACACTAATAATCAACAGCATGTATATTTGAATCTCCGGCAGCGCCCTTCGTCTCCTCCTCATCGTGTTCTAAG gaacaacaacaacatgGAAACATCGACGGCCATGAAAGGAGGAGCACAGATCAACGGTGATAAAGGATCTGGAGTAGGGGTCGTGGTGGCGGTTACGCATGATAAAAGGGGTGGTCATCTAATTAACGATGCAGGTCCGGCCAACGAAAACCACCATCACCACCACCGTAACGGGAATGCTCACGGCGGTTCCGGTGAGGCTGATGGGAAGaagggtggtggtggtggtggtggagggtCGTCGTCTGGAAGCGATGCGATGGTCGCACCTTGGCCGCCGAAATTCGTGATCGGATTAACGAATaaggagaaagaagaagatttcTTTGCTTTTAAGGGTTCTAAGTTACCTCAGAGACCCAAAAAGAGGGCTAAATTCATTCAACGCAACCTCAAT TTAATAAGTCCTGGGGCATGGTTATGTGAATTGAGCCTGGAGCGGTATGAAGTTAGAGAGAAGAAGACCTCCAAGAAG AGACCAAGAGGACTTAGGGCGATGGGAAACATGGAGTCTGATTCTGAAtga
- the LOC124926354 gene encoding GATA zinc finger domain-containing protein 14-like isoform X1, giving the protein MEKNTSTNTNHNREPRLGGDHNRNFPRTTVTNSPETRSTSATSSEFVLQWGNRKRLRCMKMQAKDGGGGGDSAVTGHRTTVRIDRRVVRSDANNNNNSNNHHAGVAIANTNNQQHVYLNLRQRPSSPPHRVLRYNNNNMETSTAMKGGAQINGDKGSGVGVVVAVTHDKRGGHLINDAGPANENHHHHHRNGNAHGGSGEADGKKGGGGGGGGSSSGSDAMVAPWPPKFVIGLTNKEKEEDFFAFKGSKLPQRPKKRAKFIQRNLNLISPGAWLCELSLERYEVREKKTSKKRPRGLRAMGNMESDSE; this is encoded by the exons atGGAAAAGAATACTTCTACAAATACCAACCACAACCGAGAACCAAGATTAGGAGGCGATCACAACAGAAATTTTCCGAGAACCACCGTAACTAATTCACCGGAGACACGATCTACGTCGGCAACATCTTCCGAATTCGTCTTACAGTGGGGAAATCGGAAACGACTCAGGTGCATGAAGATGCAGGCCAAAGACGGCGGCGGCGGTGGAGATTCCGCCGTCACCGGTCACCGGACAACTGTCAGGATCGATAGAAGAGTAGTCAGATCGGatgctaataataataataatagtaataatcaTCATGCTGGCGTTGCAATCGCTAACACTAATAATCAACAGCATGTATATTTGAATCTCCGGCAGCGCCCTTCGTCTCCTCCTCATCGTGTTCTAAGGTAC aacaacaacaacatgGAAACATCGACGGCCATGAAAGGAGGAGCACAGATCAACGGTGATAAAGGATCTGGAGTAGGGGTCGTGGTGGCGGTTACGCATGATAAAAGGGGTGGTCATCTAATTAACGATGCAGGTCCGGCCAACGAAAACCACCATCACCACCACCGTAACGGGAATGCTCACGGCGGTTCCGGTGAGGCTGATGGGAAGaagggtggtggtggtggtggtggagggtCGTCGTCTGGAAGCGATGCGATGGTCGCACCTTGGCCGCCGAAATTCGTGATCGGATTAACGAATaaggagaaagaagaagatttcTTTGCTTTTAAGGGTTCTAAGTTACCTCAGAGACCCAAAAAGAGGGCTAAATTCATTCAACGCAACCTCAAT TTAATAAGTCCTGGGGCATGGTTATGTGAATTGAGCCTGGAGCGGTATGAAGTTAGAGAGAAGAAGACCTCCAAGAAG AGACCAAGAGGACTTAGGGCGATGGGAAACATGGAGTCTGATTCTGAAtga